From Phragmites australis chromosome 5, lpPhrAust1.1, whole genome shotgun sequence, a single genomic window includes:
- the LOC133918730 gene encoding sodium/calcium exchanger NCL2-like, whose product MPPRLLPLLLLAIAGAAALAHGRIISDDGTLPGTALRLPSESAAAAAADEECEMTYGFLPCTSKAGGNLFLALAYGFLMFKAATYLSAGSELLLEILGPGIVGGLFLPILGALPDAMLILVSGLSGTKEVAQSQVLIGMGLLAGSTVMLLTLLWGSCVVVGKCDLSENSTAIDSRDTKRFSLFGSGVSTDLPTSYAARIMAISVLPFIIVQIPKIFKLHSGHRFTLLLGLIAAALLVLAYCLYQIFQPWIQRRRLEYARLKHVMSGFLRHAQMHAFGHLLYDDGTPNVPLIEKLFHKIDLDNDGRIERGELQAFIIGVKFEDVDLDSNLAIDQVMADFDTSQNSIIEKGEFVNGILRWLEEAKHAVVASGAYSKKFLHDFHKKTGDEHNLLLDKDDEDGEAIENPTWTCFKAILLLLLGTAMAAAFADPLVDAVHNFSNATSIPSFFISFIAMPLATNSSEAVSAIIFASRKKQRTLSLTFSEIYGAVTMNNTLCLAVFLALIYMRGLTWDFSAEVLVIFLVCIIMGLFTSFRTKFPLWTCFVAYLLYPLSLIIVYVLDFKLGWS is encoded by the exons TTCCTGCCGTGCACGAGTAAGGCGGGCGGGAACCTGTTCCTCGCCCTGGCCTACGGGTTCCTCATGTTCAAGGCCGCCACCTACCTCTCCGCCGGCAGCGAGCTGCTGCTCGAGATCCTCGGCCCCGGCATCGTCGGCGGGCTCTTCCTACCTATCCTCGGCGCGCTACCCGACGCAATGCTCATCCTCG TTTCTGGGCTCTCTGGCACTAAAGAGGTTGCTCAAAGTCAGGTTTTGATTGGAATGGGCCTGCTGGCAGGGTCGACAGTCATGCTTTTGACCCTACTCTGGGGATCTTGTGTTGTTGTTGGCAAATGTGATTTGTCGGAGAATTCAACTGCAATTGATTCCCGAGATACGAAACGCTTCAGTCTTTTTG GCTCTGGTGTTTCTACTGATTTGCCAACCAGCTATGCAGCAAGAATCATGGCGATATCTGTTCTTCCCTTTATCATTGTTCAGATACCCAAAATTTTTAAGCTCCATTCAGGTCATCGTTTCACACTCCTGCTTGGACTTATTGCTGCAGCTCTACTTGTGCTTGCCTATTGCCTATATCAG ATCTTTCAGCCATGGATCCAGAGGAGAAGATTAGAGTATGCAAGACTAAAGCATGTAATGTCTGGATTTCTAAGACATGCTCAGATGCATGCTTTTGGTCACCTTCTTTATGATGATGGAACACCAAATGTTCCTCTGATAGAAAA GTTATTCCATAAGATTGATCTGGACAATGATGGAAGGATAGAACGTGGAGAACTACAAGCTTTCATTATTGGTGTTAAGTTTGAAGATGTTGACTTGGATAGTAACCTAGCCATAGACCAAGTTATGGCAGACTTTGATACATCACAAAACTCTATCATTGAAAAGGGGGAGTTTGTTAATGGAATCTTGAGATGGCTGGAAGAAGCTAAACATGCTGTTGTTGCTTCTGGTGCCTACTCGAAAAAGTTTTTGCATGATTTTCATAAG AAAACAGGGGATGaacataatttgctacttgataaggatgatgaggatggtgAGGCTATTGAAAATCCAACCTGGACCTGCTTTAAGGCCATTTTGCTTTTGCTTCTGGGAACTGCAATGGCAGCAGCATTTGCAGATCCACTTGTTGATGCTGTGCACAATTTTTCAAATGCTACAAGTATTCCTTCCTTTTTCATTTCCTTCATTGCGATGCCCTTGGCTACTAATTCCAGCGAGGCTGTCTCAGCAATTATATTTGCTAGCCGAAAGAAGCAGCGCACTCTGTCACTAACATTCTCTGAG ATCTACGGTGCGGTGACTATGAACAACACGCTCTGCTTGGCCGTGTTCTTGGCGCTCATTTACATGAGAGGTTTAACGTGGGATTTCTCTGCAGAGGTCCTGGTCATCTTCCTTGTCTGCATCATAATGGGCCTCTTCACCAGCTTCCGGACCAAGTTCCCACTCTGGACATGTTTCGTGGCCTATTTATTGTATCCGTTGTCGCTGATCATCGTCTACGTTCTTGACTTCAAGCTTGGCTGGTCGTAG